A DNA window from Pyrus communis chromosome 3, drPyrComm1.1, whole genome shotgun sequence contains the following coding sequences:
- the LOC137727966 gene encoding deoxyhypusine hydroxylase-B-like, with product MGSLNDDAAATTATTATTFESSPGMVKFLCDRLLERAQPISERFRALFSLRNLKGPAPRDALIAATRDPSNLLAHEAAFALGQMQDVDAIPALVAILNDFSLHPIVRHEAAEALGAIGLESNVPLLKNSLALDPAQEVKETCELALNRIEQLKDAGCQSNDEKSPFMSVDPAAPASSGSSVNQLREVLLDENKSMYERYAALFALRNDGGDEAVTAIVDSLGSNSALLRHEVAYVLGQLQNKAASTALSNVLMDRNEHPMVRDEAAEALGSIADDRSVSLLEEFARDPEPIVSQSCEVALSMLEFERSGKSFEFLFMQAPLVQ from the exons ATGGGCTCACTGAATGATGACGCCGccgccaccaccgccaccaccgccaccaccttCGAGTCCTCACCGGGGATGGTGAAATTTCTCTGCGACCGGTTGCTTGAGCGGGCCCAGCCCATCTCGGAGCGTTTCAGAGCCTTGTTCTCTCTCCGCAATCTCAAGGGCCCTGCCCCTCGCGACGCCCTCATTGCCG CAACGAGGGATCCTTCCAATTTGTTGGCACATGAGGCTGCATTTGCATTGGGTCAAATGCAAGATGTGGATGCAATCCCTGCCTTAGTTGCCATTCTAAATGATTTCTCTTTGCATCCTATTGTTCGTCATGAG GCAGCAGAAGCTCTTGGTGCAATTGGTTTAGAGAGCAATGTTCCTCTTTTGAAAAATAGTCTAGCTCTAGATCCCGCTCAGGAGGTCAAGGAAACTTGTGAATTGGCCCTTAATCGGATTGAGCAGTTGAAGGATGCTGGTTGTCAATCAAATGATGAAAAATCACCTTTTATGTCAGTTGATCCTGCTGCACCTGCCTCTTCTGGTTCTTCAGTAAATCAGCTAAG GGAAGTTCTTCTGGATGAAAACAAAAGTATGTATGAGCGCTATGCCGCTCTCTTTGCACTGCGGAATGATGGTGGAGATGAAGCTGTTACCGCTATAGTTGATTCCTTGGGTTCAAACAGTGCTCTCTTGCGTCACGAG GTTGCTTATGTGTTGGGCCAATTGCAGAACAAAGCTGCCTCGACTGCTCTTTCCAACGTACTTATGGATAGAAATGAACACCCAATGGTTAGAGATGAAGCTGCAGAAGCTCTTGGTTCCATTGCAG ATGACCGAAGTGTATCGCTTCTTGAAGAATTTGCGAGGGATCCTGAACCCATTGTGTCACAGAGTTGCGAAGTTGCTCTAAGCATGCTGGAATTTGAGAGATCAGGAAAATCCTTCGAG TTTCTCTTCATGCAAGCTCCTCTAGTGCAGTAG
- the LOC137727967 gene encoding deoxyhypusine hydroxylase-B-like, producing the protein MGSLNDDAAATTATTFESSPEMVKFLCDRLLDRAQPISERFRALFSLRNLKGPAPRDALIAATRDPSNLLAHEAAFALGQMQDVDAIPALVAILNDFSLHPIVRHEAAEALGAIGLESNVPLLKNSLALDPAQEVKETCELALNRIVQLKDAGCQSNDEKSPFMSVDPAAPASSGSSVNQLREVLLDENKSMYERYAALFALRNDGGDEAVTAIVDSLGSNSALLRHEVAYVLGQLQNKADSTALSNILMDRNEHPMVRHEAAEALGSIADDRSVSLLEEFVRDPEPIVSQSCEVALSMLEFERSGKSFEFLFMQAPLVQ; encoded by the exons ATGGGCTCACTGAATGATGACGCCGccgccaccaccgccaccaccttCGAGTCCTCACCGGAGATGGTGAAATTTCTCTGCGACCGGTTGCTTGACCGGGCCCAGCCCATCTCGGAGCGTTTCAGAGCCTTGTTCTCTCTCCGCAACCTCAAGGGCCCTGCCCCTCGCGACGCCCTCATTGCCG CAACGAGGGATCCTTCCAATTTGTTGGCACATGAGGCTGCATTTGCATTGGGTCAAATGCAAGATGTGGATGCAATCCCTGCCTTAGTAGCCATTCTAAATGATTTCTCTTTGCATCCTATTGTTCGTCATGAG GCAGCAGAAGCTCTTGGTGCAATTGGTTTAGAGAGCAATGTTCCTCTTTTAAAAAATAGTCTAGCTCTAGATCCCGCTCAGGAGGTCAAAGAAACTTGTGAATTGGCCCTTAATCGGATTGTGCAGTTGAAGGATGCTGGTTGTCAATCAAATGATGAAAAATCACCTTTTATGTCAGTTGATCCTGCTGCACCTGCTTCTTCTGGTTCTTCAGTAAATCAGCTAAG GGAAGTTCTTCTGGATGAAAACAAAAGTATGTATGAGCGCTATGCCGCTCTCTTTGCACTGCGGAATGATGGTGGAGATGAAGCTGTTACCGCTATAGTTGATTCCTTGGGTTCAAACAGTGCTCTCTTGCGTCACGAG GTTGCTTATGTGTTGGGCCAATTGCAGAACAAAGCTGATTCGACCGCTCTTTCCAACATACTTATGGATAGAAATGAACACCCAATGGTTAGACATGAAGCTGCAGAAGCTCTTGGTTCCATTGCAG ATGACCGAAGTGTATCACTTCTTGAAGAATTTGTGAGGGATCCTGAACCCATTGTGTCACAAAGTTGCGAAGTTGCTCTAAGCATGCTGGAATTTGAGAGATCAGGAAAATCCTTTGAG TTTCTCTTCATGCAAGCTCCTCTAGTGCAATAG